One genomic region from Candidatus Poribacteria bacterium encodes:
- a CDS encoding LamG domain-containing protein has product MKKVLLTLGIVCFSLIAVNVSTAEIDLETAVGIWLFDEGKGGVAADLSPEGNEGELVKSPAWVDGKFGKALEFDGKASCVSTGQKLLDNLEEFTILTWVKTTSAPANRTGLVGQNDSPEFGFIDANSINLWTPTAGGTTNPWKFKHGDGKWHHVGCVATTEYVHVYIDGEYIEKKGGWANHGTSAFNVNIGGCGVWDPAGNFFPGAMDEVAIFHSALEQADVQELMEKGFSAYLAVDPRDKLGTTWGHIKSTHHFK; this is encoded by the coding sequence ATGAAAAAAGTTCTATTAACGCTCGGTATAGTATGTTTCAGCCTCATCGCTGTTAATGTCAGCACCGCCGAGATTGACCTTGAAACAGCAGTCGGTATATGGTTATTCGACGAAGGCAAAGGTGGTGTCGCTGCTGATCTTTCTCCCGAAGGGAATGAGGGAGAACTCGTCAAATCTCCGGCATGGGTAGATGGCAAATTCGGCAAGGCACTCGAATTTGATGGAAAAGCAAGTTGTGTGTCAACTGGGCAGAAACTCCTTGATAATCTTGAAGAATTTACTATTCTCACTTGGGTAAAAACCACAAGTGCCCCTGCAAACCGGACTGGACTCGTCGGACAGAACGACTCTCCGGAGTTCGGTTTTATTGATGCCAATTCTATCAACCTCTGGACACCCACGGCTGGTGGAACAACCAATCCTTGGAAATTCAAACACGGTGATGGTAAATGGCACCACGTCGGATGTGTCGCTACGACGGAATACGTCCACGTTTATATTGATGGTGAGTATATCGAGAAGAAGGGTGGCTGGGCAAATCACGGCACATCTGCCTTTAACGTCAATATTGGGGGGTGTGGTGTCTGGGATCCAGCTGGAAACTTCTTCCCAGGTGCGATGGACGAAGTCGCTATTTTCCACTCGGCACTGGAACAAGCAGACGTTCAGGAACTGATGGAAAAAGGATTTAGCGCATATCTTGCAGTCGATCCGAGAGACAAACTCGGTACAACCTGGGGGCATATTAAATCAACGCACCATTTCAAATAA
- a CDS encoding EutN/CcmL family microcompartment protein: protein MDLAKVIGTVVATRKDPSLEGTRLLIVQPLDEKHNPISEPLVAVDTLHDAGAGEIVYIVTGGDAVSVIPGKRMPVDVAIVGIVDSISLIDTPNTSTEVPSETES, encoded by the coding sequence ATGGATTTAGCAAAAGTTATTGGAACAGTCGTCGCAACTCGAAAAGACCCGAGCTTAGAAGGCACGCGTCTCCTCATCGTCCAACCTTTAGATGAGAAACATAACCCCATCTCCGAGCCGCTTGTCGCAGTTGATACACTGCACGACGCAGGTGCCGGCGAAATTGTCTACATCGTCACCGGAGGCGATGCCGTAAGCGTGATACCCGGAAAACGGATGCCGGTTGATGTCGCGATCGTTGGCATTGTCGATTCTATTTCCCTTATTGATACACCGAACACATCAACAGAAGTACCTTCCGAAACGGAGTCTTGA
- a CDS encoding tetratricopeptide repeat protein, which yields MKKLKMGYWLLVTGYWLLVTGFAGAEIDIPQPADLDLVEEKLLLEAIEEAQAAVRASPDDADVWGQLGHVYLSHGWEIPAIPCYRQANVLAPDEFGWLYFLGRLTKQRQPEDAVEHLTRALVLRPEYAPAHLYLASVLRILGRLDEARHHLARAKHFQPDNPFSELWLGEIALAKQQMKLARTHLENALRLNPRQSEAHALMAQVTIALGDKQAAKQHAQAARHPSEYNELVDPLWWDVLQAGVTAPLYAERGRRYMSEGNYTRAVAEFEPLISDTQKDIKVWFDYSVSLLYTAQHHEALAVLDRILSLLDKDIEVQKKRSIDEIVYLKAQAYNYIGQIYYEIGQTTAAIRACRMALQFKKNKTDSKFQRQLNPSDYDTFFSNVHANLATVYENTGQLGEAIQHYQKALELVPSKLSVHRDLAGAYWKKQRYAAAEPHYKQVITHDATDAQAVYRLGLIALMKEDYLEAVSLFKKVITIEARHVRAYGALGVAYQELGNIPEAIGAFERVLALEPGNKVALDKLTELRGSK from the coding sequence TTGAAGAAATTGAAGATGGGTTACTGGTTATTGGTTACTGGTTACTGGTTACTGGTTACTGGTTTTGCTGGTGCTGAGATTGATATTCCCCAACCTGCTGATCTGGACTTGGTTGAGGAAAAACTGCTTTTGGAGGCGATTGAGGAGGCGCAAGCAGCAGTTCGGGCTTCTCCGGACGATGCCGATGTCTGGGGGCAATTGGGACATGTTTATCTCAGTCACGGGTGGGAAATACCAGCAATACCGTGTTATCGCCAAGCGAATGTGCTCGCACCTGATGAATTCGGATGGCTCTACTTCCTTGGACGTTTGACGAAGCAGCGTCAGCCCGAAGATGCTGTAGAACATCTCACGCGTGCCCTTGTGTTGAGACCTGAATATGCGCCCGCGCATCTCTACCTTGCTTCCGTACTCCGCATTTTAGGGAGACTTGATGAAGCGCGACACCATTTGGCGCGAGCGAAACACTTTCAACCGGACAACCCGTTTTCTGAACTCTGGCTCGGCGAAATTGCGCTTGCGAAGCAGCAGATGAAACTTGCTCGGACGCATTTAGAGAACGCACTCCGTTTGAATCCGAGACAAAGTGAGGCACATGCCCTAATGGCGCAAGTTACTATCGCACTTGGGGATAAACAGGCGGCGAAGCAGCACGCGCAGGCAGCGCGACATCCGAGTGAATACAATGAATTAGTAGACCCTTTATGGTGGGACGTGCTTCAAGCAGGTGTTACTGCGCCGCTGTATGCGGAACGTGGTAGGCGTTATATGTCAGAAGGCAATTACACGAGGGCTGTTGCTGAATTTGAACCGCTTATATCAGACACACAGAAAGATATAAAGGTCTGGTTCGACTACAGCGTTTCACTGCTCTATACGGCACAACACCACGAAGCTTTAGCTGTATTAGATCGCATCCTGTCGCTACTCGACAAAGATATAGAGGTTCAGAAGAAGAGAAGTATAGACGAGATAGTCTACTTGAAAGCGCAGGCTTATAACTATATAGGGCAGATCTATTATGAAATCGGACAGACCACTGCAGCGATCCGTGCCTGTCGAATGGCACTTCAGTTTAAAAAAAATAAAACAGATAGCAAATTTCAGCGACAATTGAACCCTTCGGATTACGACACTTTTTTCTCAAATGTACACGCGAATCTTGCGACGGTGTATGAGAACACCGGACAGCTTGGCGAGGCGATTCAACACTATCAGAAGGCACTTGAACTCGTGCCATCTAAACTGTCCGTGCATCGCGATCTTGCAGGTGCCTATTGGAAAAAACAGCGTTATGCAGCAGCCGAGCCACACTACAAACAGGTCATCACCCATGATGCAACAGATGCCCAAGCCGTTTATAGACTCGGCTTAATTGCTCTGATGAAGGAGGACTATCTCGAAGCCGTCTCCCTGTTTAAAAAGGTTATCACAATTGAGGCGAGGCACGTTCGCGCTTATGGTGCTTTAGGTGTTGCTTATCAGGAACTTGGAAATATCCCCGAGGCGATTGGTGCCTTTGAACGGGTTTTAGCATTAGAACCGGGGAATAAGGTTGCGTTAGACAAACTCACGGAACTGCGTGGATCAAAGTAA
- a CDS encoding NPCBM/NEW2 domain-containing protein: MKVFNVCALIIMLTLGLALSVHAGKADCENIDGKGAKPVKEVGKEADAVQNDYDEVVEEDDRNGVTYLSFIGGSTPKPNKCGLNPKNPEAEWTGWGGPIDTDNATIGEGAGTRNEIVIGGIYFERGIGSHSVATVVYDLSGGNYLKFEGYVGMSDEKDPAECGHGGSGDFVFTIDGKEVFKSEKLLGTDGGKQVEAVKVEIDIPVNAKELEIVMGDGGDGAGCDHSAIGDAKLLNAQALAVEPANKLPTIWGHLKDSY, from the coding sequence TTGAAAGTTTTTAACGTATGCGCGCTCATCATCATGCTTACCCTCGGACTCGCTTTGAGTGTCCACGCCGGTAAAGCTGACTGCGAAAATATAGATGGTAAAGGCGCAAAGCCGGTCAAAGAGGTCGGTAAAGAAGCTGATGCCGTCCAGAACGATTACGATGAGGTCGTCGAAGAAGATGACCGAAACGGTGTCACCTATCTCTCCTTCATCGGTGGTAGCACACCCAAACCGAATAAGTGCGGACTTAACCCAAAAAACCCAGAAGCTGAATGGACGGGATGGGGTGGGCCCATAGATACAGACAACGCCACAATCGGTGAAGGTGCCGGCACCCGAAACGAAATCGTTATCGGCGGGATCTACTTTGAACGTGGAATCGGAAGCCACTCCGTTGCCACGGTTGTTTACGATTTATCAGGCGGCAATTATCTTAAATTTGAGGGTTACGTCGGTATGTCAGACGAAAAAGATCCGGCTGAGTGTGGACACGGCGGCAGCGGTGATTTCGTTTTCACTATTGATGGAAAAGAAGTTTTCAAATCTGAGAAACTCTTAGGTACCGATGGTGGAAAACAGGTTGAAGCTGTCAAAGTAGAAATTGACATTCCTGTCAACGCCAAGGAACTTGAAATCGTCATGGGCGATGGCGGCGACGGTGCCGGATGTGACCACTCCGCAATTGGCGATGCCAAACTCCTCAACGCCCAAGCACTTGCCGTTGAACCGGCTAACAAACTCCCCACAATCTGGGGACATTTGAAAGATAGTTATTAG
- a CDS encoding C25 family cysteine peptidase — MQTRLTKICTRLPILFITLFLYAEIGNLPIMPPIDSKNVAVAAPLSSKQRPRVATRKRAKTQREIELVSSTSQGVTIQLVIPKSDFSFDNKPGLFSGTETGTGAQLGRDAQISDFESPTISFPGCRFTTELGMLRLPIQSTLIGVPADTHFQLRIVEKDFSTHKVEDLMSTSNFSTQLETREKKDNFFPENLVKIGEASQIRENRVLPVQLNPVQYNPIRREIRLHHRLVVEIRFSSTGTHERSTVLSTIPRSLHTESTVYDAIFDDMLINPQSANRWRSPIQRAPAAPSISPTGPRYRIRVTESAMYSITGQDLAAAGANLGTITPTTLTLTNKGNQIPIFVRGEDDQSFDPTDEIIFYGERQHGETSYLDPYSDENIYWLSWNTGRGIRMVTKTPLANANNAQPYSHFLTRVHFEKDREFRRFRNANLTENQVYTEFSQGLQQRFFTLTELPPLPNDSWFWAQLSAPASKPFSFMLPGVEATARPATVRVALHGRSNTEHDCNVWLNDKIELGEARWNGETEYQLQNPEIFQSFLNNGKNTIRITNPTSAGAFIDILMLNWIQIDYWRNFEAEKDVLPFAITPLLDETGAVNPNFEVQLKNFSTPDIEIYGIDGTRYVGLSPIADDKVPGTYKVLFQSSQIRPKRVDDPTIQYIALTRNQFRKPKISVDAPSDLRSTQNGADYIIITHKHFLQDVQPLADFRRQQGMRTKIVDVQNIYDEFNHGILTPKAIREFLSYAYHNWQPPAPTYVLLVGDTDIKNKIDFVPTMQVQIPGYGSSASDHQFVTFRGTDSFPDMLIGRMPANNRVDARIFVERAINYETAPKVGPWHKRFLMLAGSDIRFHWQTNGLISNNQLSGRYEIQRIYAPYTEGELTLRDDDVLTPIGRRVIDGFNDGASIVNYIGHGGGGRWASSRMLDFKDPEQNLTNISQLPFVISMTCYTGSFDGIKNSLAEELLRSENGGAIAVIGATSIGLLDGDYLLNLEIFDVIFNDQTHNIGAIVAQAKTQFLINASKFLDLAEVFTLFGDPATNLRIPRNEIQVTADMSPFQGRNASQGDTLLSVSATLPERLSNADVEITLVPTTETAVANNIVLEQEPVAIVNGQISTQIRVPSDPEFDVGAVQIYAWDADEEAIGHATYDILSRYVKNVRLVPFPVPLNQPTHLYAETVDKNAIDEMTLFWSEDGNSFFTIPVVPHRGATYRSERPIPGYPDWQTLDYYLEVKVKTGRTFQTEITTYDVGDVEIEVDLALLDQTFTWNTTPPFTLSAQIRNIEIQPVRNVPVQFFVKALKGETNTASVNTPTTSILEELKDATPIGDLQIIPEILPGNQVIVSVPWQPPPGDYLVTVYVDPTSAELPKGSIIEKRERNNWASKQFSGNRIILTPETRNPPIQSPDGLFQVTIPSGSIQTSTVLTYTEETLTITNQPDIAVAIPTSAIVYQLGFIGQTELTANATFLKEGSNDPYIYRRDEDNGNWIRVGGEILSEKTISAEVKLPGTFALLSHSDTSPPMVELTFEHQGFVDGDYVSDTPTISARIEDANGVDSRPKNIVLTKNGESVPQDEYVIAASPTNNNLLLITYTPVLEPGEYRIRLQAQDANGNISDAERNATVAGEFEITNIANFPNPFVPGSGTHFAYYLTESADEVSLKIYTITGRRIIAIDTLDASVSYNEFHYDGRDADGELLANGVYLYKFTARKGDVRKQKFGKIAVRK; from the coding sequence ATGCAAACTCGCCTCACGAAGATATGCACACGGTTACCCATACTATTCATAACACTATTCCTCTATGCGGAAATAGGCAACCTGCCTATCATGCCTCCAATTGACTCGAAGAACGTCGCCGTAGCGGCACCACTCTCATCAAAGCAACGTCCGCGCGTTGCTACGAGGAAGAGAGCAAAAACCCAAAGAGAGATCGAATTAGTGAGTAGCACCTCGCAAGGTGTAACTATTCAGCTCGTCATCCCGAAATCGGATTTTTCGTTTGATAATAAACCTGGACTTTTCAGCGGTACCGAAACAGGAACAGGCGCTCAATTAGGGCGTGACGCACAGATTTCCGATTTTGAAAGTCCAACTATCTCTTTCCCCGGATGCCGCTTCACGACTGAATTAGGGATGCTGCGTCTTCCCATTCAATCCACGCTCATCGGTGTTCCTGCTGACACCCATTTTCAACTACGGATTGTTGAAAAGGATTTCAGCACACATAAGGTGGAAGACCTTATGTCCACCTCAAATTTCTCGACGCAGTTAGAAACCAGAGAAAAAAAAGATAACTTCTTCCCAGAAAATCTGGTAAAAATCGGAGAAGCAAGTCAGATTCGAGAGAACCGCGTCCTACCCGTTCAGCTCAACCCGGTCCAGTACAACCCTATCCGCCGTGAAATAAGGCTGCACCACCGACTTGTGGTAGAAATCCGCTTCAGCAGCACCGGTACACATGAGCGGTCCACCGTCCTATCCACAATACCACGGAGTTTACACACCGAATCCACTGTGTATGACGCGATCTTCGATGATATGCTCATTAACCCACAGAGTGCTAATCGGTGGCGTTCTCCTATCCAACGAGCACCCGCAGCACCGAGTATTTCTCCCACAGGACCGCGTTATAGAATCCGTGTGACCGAATCCGCAATGTACAGCATCACAGGGCAAGATCTCGCCGCTGCTGGTGCTAATTTAGGGACTATTACCCCGACAACACTGACGTTGACAAACAAAGGAAACCAGATACCGATCTTTGTCCGCGGCGAAGACGACCAAAGCTTCGATCCAACGGATGAGATTATTTTCTACGGTGAACGCCAACATGGAGAAACCAGTTATCTTGATCCGTACTCTGATGAGAATATCTACTGGCTCTCCTGGAATACCGGACGAGGGATCCGGATGGTAACGAAAACGCCTCTCGCAAATGCAAACAACGCGCAGCCTTACTCACACTTCCTTACACGCGTACATTTCGAGAAAGACCGAGAGTTTAGACGCTTCCGTAATGCGAATCTCACCGAAAACCAAGTTTATACAGAATTCAGCCAAGGACTCCAACAACGTTTTTTCACGCTGACAGAACTACCACCGCTCCCGAACGACAGTTGGTTCTGGGCACAACTATCCGCGCCAGCGTCAAAGCCATTTTCCTTCATGCTGCCGGGTGTTGAAGCAACCGCTCGACCCGCGACAGTCCGTGTCGCTCTTCACGGTAGATCCAATACAGAACACGATTGCAATGTCTGGCTCAACGACAAAATCGAGCTCGGAGAAGCACGCTGGAATGGCGAAACCGAATATCAACTTCAGAATCCGGAAATTTTCCAATCCTTTCTCAACAACGGAAAGAACACTATTCGGATTACAAATCCCACAAGCGCAGGAGCATTTATAGACATCCTCATGCTTAATTGGATTCAGATTGATTATTGGCGAAATTTCGAAGCAGAAAAAGATGTGCTTCCCTTTGCAATCACCCCGCTTCTGGATGAAACTGGTGCTGTGAATCCAAACTTTGAAGTCCAATTAAAGAACTTCTCTACACCCGACATAGAAATTTACGGTATTGATGGCACCCGTTACGTCGGTTTATCGCCCATTGCTGACGATAAGGTTCCCGGAACTTATAAGGTCCTGTTCCAATCGAGCCAAATTCGGCCTAAGCGTGTGGACGACCCCACCATCCAATACATCGCACTGACCCGTAACCAATTCCGAAAACCGAAAATCTCAGTAGACGCACCATCGGATTTGCGTAGCACTCAGAACGGGGCAGACTATATCATTATTACACACAAGCATTTTCTTCAAGATGTCCAGCCCCTCGCAGACTTCCGCCGTCAACAAGGGATGCGTACCAAAATCGTTGACGTTCAAAACATCTATGACGAATTTAACCACGGCATCCTCACTCCCAAGGCTATCCGTGAATTCCTTAGTTACGCCTACCACAATTGGCAACCACCCGCCCCGACCTATGTGCTTCTCGTCGGCGATACCGACATCAAAAACAAGATCGATTTTGTCCCAACGATGCAGGTGCAAATCCCGGGCTACGGATCCAGCGCGAGTGATCATCAGTTCGTCACATTCCGAGGCACAGACAGTTTCCCAGACATGCTGATCGGAAGAATGCCAGCCAATAACCGTGTCGATGCACGTATATTCGTTGAGCGCGCTATCAACTATGAAACTGCTCCCAAAGTCGGTCCATGGCACAAACGATTCCTCATGCTCGCAGGTTCGGATATTAGATTCCATTGGCAAACCAATGGACTTATTTCCAATAATCAACTGAGTGGCAGATACGAGATCCAACGTATTTACGCGCCCTATACAGAGGGTGAACTGACTTTAAGAGACGACGATGTCCTCACGCCTATCGGGAGACGCGTCATTGATGGCTTCAACGACGGTGCCAGTATCGTCAACTACATCGGGCACGGTGGTGGTGGTAGATGGGCTTCCAGTCGGATGCTCGATTTTAAAGATCCAGAACAGAACTTAACCAACATCTCACAACTCCCGTTCGTTATCAGTATGACCTGTTACACCGGCTCGTTTGACGGCATCAAAAACAGTCTCGCTGAGGAACTCCTCCGCTCCGAAAACGGCGGTGCCATTGCAGTCATCGGGGCAACCAGTATCGGACTCTTGGATGGCGACTACCTACTCAACCTCGAAATTTTTGATGTTATCTTCAACGATCAAACACACAATATCGGTGCCATCGTTGCTCAAGCCAAAACCCAATTTCTTATTAACGCCTCCAAATTTCTTGATCTCGCTGAAGTCTTCACCCTCTTCGGTGACCCAGCAACAAATCTGAGAATACCACGCAACGAGATACAGGTCACAGCGGATATGAGTCCCTTCCAAGGACGAAACGCGTCTCAAGGAGATACACTCCTCTCCGTTTCTGCAACGCTGCCTGAACGTCTCTCCAATGCAGATGTTGAAATTACCCTTGTTCCCACAACTGAAACCGCAGTCGCCAACAATATCGTCCTTGAACAGGAACCTGTTGCCATTGTTAACGGGCAGATCAGCACACAAATACGAGTTCCATCTGATCCCGAATTTGATGTTGGTGCCGTTCAGATTTACGCATGGGATGCAGATGAAGAAGCCATTGGACATGCAACCTACGATATCTTATCCCGATACGTTAAAAACGTCCGTCTTGTCCCTTTTCCCGTTCCATTAAATCAACCGACACACCTCTATGCAGAAACAGTTGACAAAAATGCTATTGATGAAATGACCCTGTTTTGGAGCGAAGATGGCAACAGTTTTTTCACCATTCCTGTGGTCCCTCATAGGGGTGCCACTTATAGGAGTGAGCGACCCATCCCCGGATATCCGGACTGGCAAACCCTTGATTATTACTTAGAAGTTAAAGTCAAAACTGGACGAACGTTCCAAACAGAGATAACCACTTATGATGTAGGAGATGTTGAAATTGAAGTCGATCTCGCGCTTCTGGATCAAACCTTTACATGGAACACCACACCCCCCTTTACGCTTTCAGCACAAATCCGAAACATAGAAATTCAACCCGTGCGAAATGTACCTGTTCAGTTCTTTGTAAAAGCGTTGAAAGGCGAGACAAATACCGCCAGTGTAAACACCCCAACAACATCTATACTTGAAGAGTTGAAGGATGCGACACCAATCGGAGACCTGCAAATAATTCCCGAAATTCTCCCCGGTAACCAAGTTATCGTAAGCGTCCCATGGCAACCACCACCCGGTGATTATCTGGTCACAGTCTACGTAGATCCAACATCTGCTGAACTACCAAAAGGGAGTATCATCGAAAAACGCGAAAGGAATAACTGGGCATCGAAGCAGTTTTCGGGCAACCGTATCATCCTGACACCTGAAACACGCAACCCACCCATTCAGAGTCCAGACGGCCTCTTTCAAGTTACGATTCCATCCGGTAGTATTCAAACCAGTACCGTCCTGACTTACACCGAGGAAACCCTTACCATCACAAATCAACCCGATATTGCGGTGGCAATCCCCACATCGGCTATCGTGTATCAACTCGGGTTCATAGGACAAACCGAATTAACAGCAAACGCGACCTTCCTAAAAGAAGGAAGCAACGATCCGTACATCTATCGGCGCGATGAGGATAACGGAAATTGGATTCGGGTCGGTGGGGAAATTTTGAGTGAAAAAACGATCTCTGCGGAGGTTAAATTGCCCGGAACCTTCGCGTTGCTTTCGCATAGCGATACAAGTCCGCCTATGGTTGAACTAACGTTTGAACACCAAGGCTTCGTTGACGGCGATTATGTCTCTGATACACCGACTATCTCAGCACGGATTGAGGATGCAAACGGGGTTGACTCGCGCCCGAAAAATATAGTACTCACCAAAAACGGCGAAAGTGTGCCACAAGATGAATATGTGATTGCCGCATCGCCGACCAACAACAATCTTCTCTTGATAACCTATACCCCAGTATTGGAGCCGGGCGAATATCGCATCCGACTGCAAGCACAAGACGCAAACGGAAATATATCAGACGCGGAGCGCAATGCGACCGTCGCTGGTGAATTTGAAATTACGAACATCGCCAACTTCCCGAATCCATTTGTGCCGGGAAGCGGCACCCATTTCGCCTATTACCTCACGGAGAGTGCCGATGAGGTCAGCCTGAAGATTTACACTATAACGGGTCGTCGCATCATTGCCATTGATACGCTTGATGCCTCAGTCTCTTACAACGAATTCCACTACGACGGTCGTGATGCTGATGGCGAACTGCTGGCAAACGGTGTCTATCTCTACAAATTCACCGCGCGTAAAGGGGATGTCCGCAAACAAAAGTTCGGGAAAATCGCCGTTCGGAAGTAG
- a CDS encoding EutN/CcmL family microcompartment protein: MYIAKVIGKAVSIVKHPAYENRTLLLIQPLSVRSELVRTPTIAVDYVGAGEGDTVIVGAGPGVAQEVFGIEDAPIRELVMGIVDRVDITLQEEKQ; encoded by the coding sequence ATGTACATCGCTAAAGTAATCGGAAAAGCCGTTTCTATCGTTAAACATCCTGCATACGAAAATCGCACACTGCTGCTTATCCAACCGTTGAGCGTCAGATCCGAACTCGTTCGCACCCCAACGATTGCTGTCGATTATGTCGGCGCAGGTGAAGGAGACACGGTGATTGTCGGTGCAGGTCCGGGCGTTGCGCAAGAAGTATTCGGTATTGAAGACGCACCTATCCGTGAACTCGTCATGGGGATTGTCGATCGGGTCGATATAACACTCCAGGAGGAAAAACAATGA
- the ndk gene encoding nucleoside-diphosphate kinase yields METEQTLVLIKPDGVQRGLIGEIIARYEHKGLKIVGMKLLQFPRETAETLYAIHQGKPFYDVLIEFIISAPIVALAIEGRDAMELVRILNGETDPKKSQPGTIRGDFSINITHNIVHASDSLQSAQRELEIVFAPEERYKYHRMDEAILHPPVV; encoded by the coding sequence ATGGAGACAGAACAGACATTGGTTCTAATCAAACCGGACGGTGTTCAACGTGGGCTTATCGGTGAAATCATTGCTCGCTATGAACATAAAGGACTCAAAATCGTTGGGATGAAACTGCTACAGTTCCCGCGCGAGACGGCAGAAACACTCTACGCTATCCATCAGGGAAAACCCTTTTACGATGTACTTATCGAATTCATAATCTCGGCTCCTATTGTAGCCTTAGCCATTGAAGGACGGGACGCAATGGAATTGGTACGTATCCTCAACGGAGAGACCGACCCAAAGAAATCACAACCGGGAACCATCCGAGGCGATTTCTCAATCAACATAACGCACAACATTGTACACGCATCGGACTCTCTACAGAGTGCCCAACGCGAATTAGAGATAGTGTTCGCACCTGAAGAACGCTACAAGTATCACCGAATGGATGAAGCAATCCTACATCCGCCGGTGGTGTAA